CCGTACGCCATGAATGATGCTGGAGTTGCGCCACCTGGAGTAATACCCATCCAGCAACCAATCAAGCAGCTACGTAATGAAGTGGCCCAGTATTTGGGCAATTGTTTCCAGGTTTCCAAAACCACTTTGCCACGAATCTTCGCTGCCGCACCCTGGAATGCCAAGCCTTCTTCCATTGACAGAAGAATCTCGCCAATACCAAACAAGCCGATCACCGCGATCAAGAAGTCAAAGCCGCGCATCAACTCTGGGTTACCGAATGTCAAGCGTAATTGACCAGTAACGGTATCCATACCAACAGTAGCCAAAGCGAAACCGAGCATCATTGCTGAAATGGTTTTGAATGGTGAACCTTTATTCATACCCACAAAGCTACAGAAGGTCAGTAAGTAAACTGAGAAGAATTCAGGTGGGCCAAATTGCAAAGCAAACTTAGCGACCAATGGTGCCAAGAAGGTAATCATCACGATTGCTACAAATGCACCAACGAATGATGATGTGAAAGCAGCAGTCAATGCTTCACCAGCTTTACCGTTACGAGCCATTGGATAACCATCAAAGGTTGTCGCAACAGACCAAGGCTCGCCAGGGATATTAAAGAGCACGGATGTAATCGCGCCACCGAATAATGCACCCCAGTAAATACAGGAGAGCATGATGATGGCTGATGTTGGCGGCATTGTGAAGGTTAATGGCAACAGAATCGCAATTCCGTTTGCGCCACCAAGACCAGGCAATACACCAATGATCACACCGAGCGTTACACCAACTAGCATGAGCAATAAATTAAAGGGTGTCATTGCAACGGCAAAGCCGCTGAATAGAGCGTTAATTTCTTCCAACTTGAACTCCTTTTTTAATCTTTTTTAATAGTTATTCTTTTTATTGCACACCCAAGAACTCGAGCGGGTTAAACCAGGAGCCATGTGGCAACGGTACTTGGAACCAGAACTCGAACATGAGGTACAGGGCAACGCTCACACCTACTGAGACTGCAATAGCCTTCCACAGCGGATATTTACCGAGCCATACCATGAAGATGGCGATGTAAAACACTGAGGAGACATAAATTCCGATTAACTGAACGCCGAGAACAAA
The window above is part of the Polynucleobacter sp. AP-Kolm-20A-A1 genome. Proteins encoded here:
- a CDS encoding tripartite tricarboxylate transporter permease yields the protein MEEINALFSGFAVAMTPFNLLLMLVGVTLGVIIGVLPGLGGANGIAILLPLTFTMPPTSAIIMLSCIYWGALFGGAITSVLFNIPGEPWSVATTFDGYPMARNGKAGEALTAAFTSSFVGAFVAIVMITFLAPLVAKFALQFGPPEFFSVYLLTFCSFVGMNKGSPFKTISAMMLGFALATVGMDTVTGQLRLTFGNPELMRGFDFLIAVIGLFGIGEILLSMEEGLAFQGAAAKIRGKVVLETWKQLPKYWATSLRSCLIGCWMGITPGGATPASFMAYGVAKRVSKDGDKFGTGQMEGIVAPETAAHAAGTSALLPMLSLGIPGSPTAAVLLGGLLIWGLQPGPLLFVEKPDFVWGLIASMYLGNLAGLFVVLTCVPLFASILRIPFSIIAPVIIVICAVGAYTVHNATFDVWLMLGFGILGYVFKKLDYPMAPMVLALVLGDRAEDSFRQSMLISQGSLDVFFSNYLVAGISSIALLLLFWPLIGKFVGKKKAAAA